GGGGCATGCAGGAATCGCTGTGTTAGACTCATTGTCGCCAAGAGCAAAGAAATTAGCTGGAGGCTGAAACAGAAAGATTGTGTTCAGTCTTCAAGCATacaaaaaactatttttctTTTCATCTTTCCAATAGTTCTCTTTCTTTTTGTGTCATCTCCAAACCTCTCTTCACCTTGTTAAGATGTAGTAGTCCATCTCCCATTAGCTCTTTCACGGCCTCCTCCGCAGCCAGCTGCCTCGCTGCTTTTTTACTGGGTGCTGAGGCTTCTTGGAAGAGACGGTCCCCAACCTTTACACGGAACATAAACCTGACACAGTAAAGTTTTCAagtaagaaaaaacaaaaaaagatggTGGGAGAAAGAAGAGAAAATGACAAATCAGTCACAGTATTGTGGCAGTTCTATTGCATTGAGCTCTGAATCCTCCAATGCACACAGAACAGAATGAGTcattaagtgtttttttaaaaattttattcagcaagaatgcattaaattgatcaaagcctgttacaaaaaaaatctgacccaaGTAAATGCTTTATATAttcataaaaaaggaaaaacctaaaaaaagtgtggttttcacaaaaaataagcAACATTGCTAATTAGAAACACTTCTTGAGCACCATATCAGCACATTAGAATAATTTCAGAAGgaacgtgacactgaagactggagggatggttgttgaaaattcagctttgccatcacaagtAGGgttgtccatggttaaccgattgaccgattaaccgttaaaaattgcgtaaccgagtgaaacattttgctcggttaagtggcgtcaatgacgtgccttgaatttagttgtaatatatgtttgcacccctagagaccgccagagcgctcccagacatttgtaatatccacaagaagaagtcatgaccatctttctaagcgggcaatgaagcgggcaaagaaagcgtgggagcactttaaaatgagagtgacggggcaaaatgcaagtattgcaatgcagtgcttgccggatttttcaggctataagttgctccggagtcgcatcagtcaaaatatgcgtcatgaagaggaaaataacataagtcgcactggactataagtcgcattagggcagaagcagaccgcgcgcgctgtgcataacggagcagaagaaagaaagtttgaagtgagaaacttgtgaatgactagagaaaagcagacgttactttaactgtaatgaagaaaaaaaaaagctaatcgcggactgaaagcaagatggccagagctgaagggacgagtccacagatgcttgaactctctgccggcagaggctcagccgcgcgagtcaaacgctgagtccgtgtgaatcattctcggctgcatattttactaacgttacatgctctaatcgtgcaggcgccctcgcggccactcgcattgctcgtgaactggagcgcatctcatcctaatttaacgaaactcagcatacgcctcacagacatgaaatagatcttaagaaacatgaaatgtcttttaacaatttaaaacgaaaagaaataggctactgattatgtaatccatgatgtgcatttctctctataggcgcgttcactacggagatggtggtcgtcaaattaataaactaaaaataaccctgacgcacactatggttaaccgagtattaaccgctaagggcctcggttaacggttaatcaaaaacttgaaaacgtgcagtcCTAATCAcaagtataaataaaaacaagttttaaaacattaaaatagaaaacagttgtttTAAACAGTAATCATTTTCAATTATTACCATTTTTGATCAAGTAAATGGTCAGCATGAGTCTTTTACTTGAGCCAGACTTCTTTCAACTACCTTCTACAGGGATAAAACACACTGAAACTGAGAATAACAGAGAAACAGAAATATGCAAGTATGCATATAAGCATGCTGTCAATTCATGTGTTTGCCTACTAGAGCCAGAAAAATTGTCTAGTAAGGCTAGTTTGGCAGGCAGTGTTATATTTACATCAAGGCCAATAATCAGAGTCGCTCTTTTGCTAAAAGGACATAAATATCCACTGGCTATCCTGAACTTACCTAAAACTATTACTAAGAAATAAGGAGAAACTAAAATTATCAACTTGATATCAATTATGATATCTTCAATAATACAGCTACACCTGTAAACTAAAACTCATACAACTTACTGCTCAGTCCTAAAGTAAAATTAagcttttttttcaaatttctCTGATGTTTTGGGTTGTTTCTTTCACACTTGTACAACTTCTAATGATccaagatttgtttttaaatcaaattttgatttgaAATGTCACatatatatagcacttttctggacactcaaagcactttaagGGGGGAATCTGCTCAACCATcatcaatgtgcagcatccacctagatgatgcgacggcagccatattgcagcagaacacacatcacacaccagcttattggtggagaggagacacgAGTGATGAAGTCAATCATGATGAAGCTAATCGCGTGTGTGTCTAAATATAtagggatgattaggaggccatgatgacattttttttgcatttattttggacCACATGACAGACATGTATTCTAAAATTCTCTTTGGGTTCAGTATAAACACTGAAAACGTTGAGATAACATCGTAGTAGTTTAGTGTGCGCATGAACATCATGGTAACATACAACACAATGTACCTCACACAGGAAACACTTAACGTAATGCATATATGCATGTAATTTACGTAAATCAAGCAAACTAGTATGCATAAGCCACAAAGTGTTAGCAAAATAACACATTAGCGGTCCGGAGggaataatatgtttttttctccAGAAAACTTCTTGCACATGTATCCATGtacgtttatttatttattaactttCAAGGACCCATTGGAATGCTGAATATTATTTtgattgtttcttttaatttgtcATTCCTTTGATTCAGACGGTCTTAAATGGACAATATCTTCTTACTACATctaatacttttataattaCTCAATTTGTTTGGGGGAATCAGAACAGAAACaacaaacagaaataaaaataagataaGCAAATAAGATATAagaaataagataaaataagatacccccccccccaaaaaaaaaaaaaatgtgggggaAAAGGGAATAAACAACACAGAAAAACAGATTGAGAGCAAaagtgagaaaaataaatagatagaggAGAGACTAGAATAACGCTAGCAAAAATACAACACAAAAGCTAAGTAGGTTTTGTAACAGCAACAAGGGGAAATGGGGAAAAGACATTGAAAAACATGGAGAATGTGTGGACAGCAAGGGGACAGAACAGGATGGAAAATAGACACATCAGGACAGAAAGCATGTGACTTTCTGTAGCAGGATTAAAGGGATGTAACCTAAAGCTCTTTACTGTGGGATGCATTTTACCGTGGGTCATGGGGGGGCCCTTCTTGTCCTGTCTTGATAAACTGGATGGCATTCCCACTGCGTTGACTGTGCTCCATCAGGACAGAAACTGGATTCTTCCCTCCAGGTAGAGACCGAGAAAGAGCCTGGGGCGGAGTCTCTGTACCACTCTTTATAAATGAGAAATATAGAaaaagggatggatggatggagagaaagagggagagcgcgagagagagagcgagagagaattAAAGTTATTAAAGTTAATGAAAAGTAAAATATGACATCAACGAGATTATCTATAGGAGACTAAATGATTTGGTTTCTTGGTTTCATGTAACTTGGatacagaaaaagaaaacaaaacaaacatactTGCATATCATCTGCCAGGTCAGTGGTTGACTCGGCTCCCTCAAAGCTCggctcttcctcttcctcttcaccTGCTCCCTTCAGCTCCCTCCAAAGAATCCTCAGGGTTATGGCTGCAGCATCTTTTTTGGCCACTTTTTTGTTTGAACCCTCAGCTGGTGGAAACCTGCGACCATCTAACATGACCTGCATCCTAAACctggaaacaaaacaaaaaacctcAAGCTATACACTTTGCTTCTACTAATTCTTAATCATGCACTTTAATTTCACCAAAACTCACTAACAGAAGAACATTACTTTTGTAACATCTCCAAAATTACATTGGCTGTTTAGCAAATTCTTAAACGATCACAGCTGTGTTTATGCCGCCCAAACACATACACTTCACAAAAAAGCCAGAGGCAAAGACTGTCTTAACACAGACAAACAAATGCTGACATGCATACATAAACTTTTCATCTACTAACCGGGGGTCATGTGAGGGTCCAGACTGGTCCAGAAGTAGGAATTCACAAGTGTGTCCAAGATGCTGAGCAAACTCCATCAGCCCACTAACTGGGTTCTTACCACGGGCCTCCTTCAGTTTCTGGAATCTGCTTGCTTCCAGGCTTTGGGCCGGGGGAGGGGGAGCAGCTAATGAAACGGCAACCTCTGAGCGGATCGTGTTCAGAAATTCTGGAATATCATCAGAAGCCCACTGTGAACGTTCTCCTCCATTACTGGCCGTATCTTGATAGTATGAGAACTGAATGGGAGGAGGTTGGTAGCGGAAGGTGGAGGAGGAAAGATCACCGGTTTTGGTGGGTGCTGGCTCCAAGCCAGGCATGTCAACCTCTGAGTTACCAAAGATATTGTTGTTGTCCAACAACTCCACCAATGGATTTTCACCCCCTTCCATCGGCACTGCTCCAATATCACCTGAAAAATCAAATGTATCATCTGCTTCCAACTTGACTGAAGCTACGTTTGCAATCCCTTCAGGTGCCAAGTTCAACATCTCAGCACTGGTCACATCCTGTTTTGCACCTGCTGCAACTTTTCGTTGGCGGTCCATCTTTTCCTGCCGGTGTGCACTAAGTGCCCATGTAGGTGGAGTAACTTCAGTATTGCGCCTCACATCACCTTGTTTCTCCAAGGCATAGAGTGTGGGATTAACCTGCTTGGCACTGCGCAGGCCGAGGTTCTTGGCAATAACAAGCGCATTGGCCGTACCCACTTCAAAAAGGTACTGTAGGATTTTCTCTTTGCCATCTTTAGAATCGGCCATTGTTGACAAGGTTACCAACTGCACTGCAGGTAAGGGAGTCCGTTGATCCTGGACAGGAAACAGTGTTTCACAGGTATCGTCGCCTTTGGAGTCTTCCGACTGGTCACTGATATTGCCGTCAGCCTCAGCGAGGATCTGTGATGCAGAGGGAGCGCTGGTGCTGGTGAGACGCTGTCTAGACTCTTGGTTTATGGATGAACTCTGATCTGGCTCTTTCACAGAATCCTTTGAAGACTGCAATTGGTCTCTCCCTTTGATGGGCTCACTGTCCTCTTCCTTGCAGAGCCTCCACAGAGGAGGGATCTCACCTTGCTTCACTGCTTGGTTTGTCCTTAAGAGGGCATATAAAGCCTTATTGACAATAGTCTTGGGAAGACCAAGCTTTTTGCTCAAGACCCTTGCCTGAATAGTTTCTTCTGGCCCGAGTGATGTCAAAAAAGCAAAGACCCGTTGCTGTATCTCAGGGGTCAAATACAGAGACTCTCTGACCAAGCCAGAGGAACTGGAAACCTTGCTGGAAATGCTACTACAGGACAAAGAATCAGTGTTGTCTACCTTTGTTATACGGTCACCTAAACTCAGACTATGAAGGCCAGAGGACACATCATCTGCCTGTGCATTCCAGTAATGCTTAGTCTGTTGATTCGGATAATACTGTCCCTTCTGGTGAGGGTGATTCCACTCTGACTTTTTCTTGGGTCCAAAGTTATGCTCCCTTTGCCAGTTTCCTTGGCCTCTGGCGTAGCAGTCTCTTCTTCCAAAACGGTCACTGCTTGTTTTGAAATCGCGATAGCCTGTCTGGTAGTGGAAAGGCCCAGTTGAGACGTTATCCCCTTGGCTGGAGGTTTGGGACCCTCGCTGCTGGGGTACTTTGAACTGCGGAGCCTGTGCACTCTGCCCCCTTAGGAACTGCACCTGATATTGTCGGAAGCTTAAACCATTTGAGTCGGAGAACTGATCACTGCTGTGCTGGGGGGATGCCCACAGGGGTGGATCAGAGGGACAAGGGGGGAAAGAACGACCACGTGAAGACACGCCAGGACAACTTGGGTAAGAGGAGTAAAGAGAAGGGTTCGGATAGCTGCCAGATACAGAGCTGGGGCTTGGGACGCAAGGGCCCCGTGGGTGACCAGTGGTCGTATAGGAATGAAACTGAGGTTTTCCCTGTTGGGGAGGGAGGGAGGATCGCTGGCAATCTTTGTTAAACCCTCCTCTACCTCTGCTCATAGCGCAGGGGTCGGGGTGAGGAGGGAGTAGAGTTGGGCTTGGTGGACGCTTTAGGATGAGACTCAGTTGTTGGATGTAATGTCACAAAGAGAGCAAAGGCTTAGTCTGTGCAC
This DNA window, taken from Pseudorasbora parva isolate DD20220531a chromosome 7, ASM2467924v1, whole genome shotgun sequence, encodes the following:
- the adar gene encoding double-stranded RNA-specific adenosine deaminase — protein: MSRGRGGFNKDCQRSSLPPQQGKPQFHSYTTTGHPRGPCVPSPSSVSGSYPNPSLYSSYPSCPGVSSRGRSFPPCPSDPPLWASPQHSSDQFSDSNGLSFRQYQVQFLRGQSAQAPQFKVPQQRGSQTSSQGDNVSTGPFHYQTGYRDFKTSSDRFGRRDCYARGQGNWQREHNFGPKKKSEWNHPHQKGQYYPNQQTKHYWNAQADDVSSGLHSLSLGDRITKVDNTDSLSCSSISSKVSSSSGLVRESLYLTPEIQQRVFAFLTSLGPEETIQARVLSKKLGLPKTIVNKALYALLRTNQAVKQGEIPPLWRLCKEEDSEPIKGRDQLQSSKDSVKEPDQSSSINQESRQRLTSTSAPSASQILAEADGNISDQSEDSKGDDTCETLFPVQDQRTPLPAVQLVTLSTMADSKDGKEKILQYLFEVGTANALVIAKNLGLRSAKQVNPTLYALEKQGDVRRNTEVTPPTWALSAHRQEKMDRQRKVAAGAKQDVTSAEMLNLAPEGIANVASVKLEADDTFDFSGDIGAVPMEGGENPLVELLDNNNIFGNSEVDMPGLEPAPTKTGDLSSSTFRYQPPPIQFSYYQDTASNGGERSQWASDDIPEFLNTIRSEVAVSLAAPPPPAQSLEASRFQKLKEARGKNPVSGLMEFAQHLGHTCEFLLLDQSGPSHDPRFRMQVMLDGRRFPPAEGSNKKVAKKDAAAITLRILWRELKGAGEEEEEEPSFEGAESTTDLADDMQSGTETPPQALSRSLPGGKNPVSVLMEHSQRSGNAIQFIKTGQEGPPHDPRFMFRVKVGDRLFQEASAPSKKAARQLAAEEAVKELMGDGLLHLNKPPANFFALGDNESNTAIPACPSLPPLTASELQAAHEAGVGDLINHLNNNAVSGLLEYARARGFAAEIRLVGQSGLSHEPKFTYQAKLGGRWFPAVCASNKKQGKQEAADAALRVLIGEAEKAARTGELTPELPVSGSTMHDQIAMLSHQRFNALTARIQHSLLGRKILATIVMRNGSDTLGTVVSLGTGNRCVKGEELSLRGDTVNDCHAEIISRRGFIRFLYGELMKHWESPGDESIFEVADDGKLKIKSDITFHLYISTAPCGDGALFDKSCSEAADENVSGHMPLFENVKQGKLRTKVENGEGTIPVESSDIVPTWDGIQHGERLRTMSCSDKILRWNVLGLQGALLSHFIHPVYLRSVTLGYLYSHGHLTRAVCCRLARDGDAFKKSLPANFTLNHPEVGRVSVYDSARHTSKTKESSVNWSHPDQVSVEILDGTKGKVDSSKMEVSRVSKSNLFRLFQALCQRAGRADLLALPSYAHAKMAATSFQDAKRLFFLALNQHGYGAWIGKPLEEKSFEGEARGSEHRGGVGDVWAPGCVVDPNSCLSSNNNLQSAAQGFQG